From the genome of Xylocopilactobacillus apis:
CTTTTTCAATTAGATCCCATTTATTGACAATAATGATAATACCTTTTCCTGATTCAAAAGCTATCCCCGCGACTTTTTTATCTTGCTCTCTAATCCCAGCGTCTGCATCAATTAAAATTAAAGAAACGTCAGATTCATCGACAGCATCTTTAGCTCTAATAACCGAAAATTTTTCTACTGCTTCTTGGACTTTCCCAGGTTTTCTAATTCCAGCAGTATCAATCAATTTAAATTTTTCACCGTCTTCTGTTTCGAGATTAAGAGAAATTGCATCTCTAGTTGTTCCTGCATGAGAAGAGACAATCATTCGATCATTTCCAACTAATTTATTAATCAAGGAACTTTTACCGACGTTTGGCTCGCCAATAATACTAACTTTTATTCGATCAGTTTCTTTATCAACTTCTTCTTCTTCTGGAAGCATTTTTGTTATTCGATCGAGCAAGTCTCCTACCCCAGTTCCGTGAGTCGCAGAAATGGACATAGGTTCTCCTAAACCTAATCCATAAAATTCATAAGCACTTAGTCGTTCAACGTCATTATCAGCCTTATTTACTGCCAAAATTAGTTTTTTCTTTTCATTTCGTACTAATTTAGCAATTTGATCATCTTGCTTAGTTATACCCGAATTACTGTCCACAAGAAAAATAATTACATTTGCTTCCTTTAAGGCTTCATTAACTTGAGAATTTATTTCAGAATTGAAATCACTTGGTTCAAAATCCATTCCGCCTGTGTCGATAACGTCAAATGTTCTTCCATTCCAATCGGCAGTCCCGTAATTACGGTCGCGCGTAATACCAGGTGTATCGAGTACAATTGCTTTTCTTTTTCCAATAATCCGGTTAAATAAAGTAGACTTTCCAACATTGGGTCGGCCGACTATTGCAACTTTTGGTTTAATCGTCAATACCTCCTTTAAATGAAAAAGCGTTGAGATATCCCAACGCTTTTCTTAATTAAAAACAAAAGATTACTTAGTTTCTTCCTGCTTGCTTTCAATAATATCTCCGATTGAAAAACCTGAGGTTTCAGTCGGTTTATATTTCATATTATCACCAGAACTATTTTCTGACTTAGCTGGACGGTCTTCTTTATCTTTAGGGTTTTCCTCTAAAGCTTTAATTGATAACGAAAGACGTTTACTATCTTTATCTAAATCAATTACCTTAACTTTAACCTCTTGACCAACTTTAAGAACTTCACTTGGTGTTGCAATATGCTTATGACTGATCTGAGAAATATGAACTAAACCTTCAATTTCAGGTAAAACTTCAACAAAAGCTCCAAAACTAGTTAACCGTTTTACTTTACCATCTAAAGTTTCACCAACTTTAACAGTATCACTGATGTTATCCCAAGGAGTTGGCTCAAGTGCTTTCAATGATAATGAAATTCTTTCTTTTTCATTGTCAATTCTAATTACTTTTGCAGTAACTTCATCACCAACACTTAATACATCATTAGGATCAGAAACACGCTTACGAGAAATTTCTGAAATATGAATTAAACAATCGATTCCATCAATATCTACAAAAGCACCAAAAGGTGTAATTCTCGTTACCTTTCCAGTAACTTCATCGCCTTCATGAATTCTGCCTGCCAATTCATCAAATTTTTCTTTCTTTTCTTCTTGAACAAAATCTCTTCTAGAGAGAATTAATCGATTTTCAGAAGGTTCAATCTCTATTACTTTAACCTTTAAATCTTGTCCAATATATTGCTTTAAATTACGCACGAAATAAGACTCAATCCTTGAAGATGGAATAAAGCCCACAACTCCACCAACATCAGCTAATAAGCCGCCTTTAACAGCTTTAACTACATGTGCAGAAAGAGTATCTTCTTTTTTTAATCTTTCTTCTAGTTCGCTCCATTGCTTCTGCGCTTCAATACGTTTACGAGAAAGTAAAAAGTTTCCATTTTCCTTGTCAGCTCCAAATTTAGAAATAACTACTAAATCTAAATCATCTCCTGATTTAAAAGAATCATGAATATCATCGATTCTTTGAGTCGATAGTTCCCGTTCTGGAACAACTCCCTCAAGTCCAGTACCTAAAATACTTACAACAAGCTGATTGTCGTCAACTTGCAAAATTTCTGCTTTGACTACATCACCTAAATTTACATTTAAACTTTCATCAAGAGCTTGAGCCATTTGCTGGCTGTCACTAAGATTGTCGCTCATGAATTATCCTCCAAAAATATGCTAATTAATAATATACTCCAATCGGCGCCAAAAATCCATTATCGCTGTATTTTGTTCATTAATGAATTAACAACCTGATCAATGCTCATTTCACCAGTATCAATCAAAATCGCATCTTTT
Proteins encoded in this window:
- the rpsA gene encoding 30S ribosomal protein S1; translated protein: MSDNLSDSQQMAQALDESLNVNLGDVVKAEILQVDDNQLVVSILGTGLEGVVPERELSTQRIDDIHDSFKSGDDLDLVVISKFGADKENGNFLLSRKRIEAQKQWSELEERLKKEDTLSAHVVKAVKGGLLADVGGVVGFIPSSRIESYFVRNLKQYIGQDLKVKVIEIEPSENRLILSRRDFVQEEKKEKFDELAGRIHEGDEVTGKVTRITPFGAFVDIDGIDCLIHISEISRKRVSDPNDVLSVGDEVTAKVIRIDNEKERISLSLKALEPTPWDNISDTVKVGETLDGKVKRLTSFGAFVEVLPEIEGLVHISQISHKHIATPSEVLKVGQEVKVKVIDLDKDSKRLSLSIKALEENPKDKEDRPAKSENSSGDNMKYKPTETSGFSIGDIIESKQEETK
- the der gene encoding ribosome biogenesis GTPase Der produces the protein MTIKPKVAIVGRPNVGKSTLFNRIIGKRKAIVLDTPGITRDRNYGTADWNGRTFDVIDTGGMDFEPSDFNSEINSQVNEALKEANVIIFLVDSNSGITKQDDQIAKLVRNEKKKLILAVNKADNDVERLSAYEFYGLGLGEPMSISATHGTGVGDLLDRITKMLPEEEEVDKETDRIKVSIIGEPNVGKSSLINKLVGNDRMIVSSHAGTTRDAISLNLETEDGEKFKLIDTAGIRKPGKVQEAVEKFSVIRAKDAVDESDVSLILIDADAGIREQDKKVAGIAFESGKGIIIIVNKWDLIEKDNHTMKEFEQYVRDELPYLNFAPIVFISARTGLRVETLLPLVTEVYSNEIKRIPSSVLNDILYDAISMTPPSAHKGRKLKLFYLTQVGVKPPLFIVFVNDVKLFHFSYDRYLINYIRKVFDFTGVPIKIKARQRS